CTGGTGAAATTCACTACGTAGATGCTGGATATAACAAGGTAGGAATGCCAGATCCTAAAAATATAACCTAAAATTTAGTTAAATTTAGTTAAAATATATGAAGGGATACAGATTTATTACTGATGATGATACAGCAAGATTTTGTAATCGAGTAACTGAGGCATTATCGAATGGATGGAAATTATATGGTGAACCCAAAATGACATTTGATAAAAAACGAGGAATAATGCGATGTGGCCAAGCAGTTATAAAAAATGTTCCAAATAAAAAATACTCAAAATAAATAAATTTATCCTCAATATAAAAAACCCCCAGAACTCTCATTCCAGGGGTTTAGAATTTTAATTTAAGTTATTAATTATTCAGCAGCTTGTTTCATAGAAAGTTTAACTTTACCTCTATCGAAACCAATCACTTTAACTTTAACTTCGTCACCTTCTTTAACAACGTCAGTAACTTTAGCAACTCTTTTATCTGCAAGTTCTGAGATATGAACTAGTCCATCTTGTTTTCCTAAGAAATTAACAAATGCACCAAACTCCA
Above is a genomic segment from Candidatus Pelagibacter sp. FZCC0015 containing:
- a CDS encoding DUF1737 domain-containing protein, whose amino-acid sequence is MKGYRFITDDDTARFCNRVTEALSNGWKLYGEPKMTFDKKRGIMRCGQAVIKNVPNKKYSK